In Candidatus Roseilinea sp., one DNA window encodes the following:
- the proS gene encoding proline--tRNA ligase: MAKITPRSQDFSEWYLDVIREADLADYAPVRGCIVVKPYGWTIYEHMRDYLDKRFKDTGHVNAAFPLFIPMSFLQKEAHHVEGFAPELAVVTHGGGEALEEPLVVRPTSETIIGYSYSQWIKSYRDLPVLINCWNSVVRWEKRTKPFLRTMEFYWQEGHTAHATHDEALEEVLRMLNVYYDHMREDCALPGFRGRKSINERFAGAVNTFSVESMMGDKRSLQSCTSHDLGQNFARAFEIKYLDRDNTEKYCWTTSWGLSWRLLGAVIMVHGDDQGLRLPPKIAPIQTVIVPIFKNDDEKSQVMQVADQVAKSLKAAGLRVKLDDRDETPGFKFNDWEMRGVPVRVEIGPKDVANHSVALARRDVPGKAGKAFVPQDGLAERIRALLPEIHASLLQQAEAFQNRNIRECFTWDEVKEAVQDGWALAPLEDNPKNDERIREELTAKSLNFPLDQPEGEWNCVVSGKKVRERALIGKSY, from the coding sequence CGTCGTCAAGCCCTACGGCTGGACGATCTACGAGCACATGCGCGACTATCTGGACAAGCGCTTCAAAGACACCGGCCACGTCAACGCTGCCTTCCCCCTGTTCATCCCGATGAGCTTCCTGCAGAAGGAAGCGCACCACGTCGAAGGGTTTGCGCCAGAGCTGGCTGTGGTCACCCACGGCGGCGGCGAGGCGCTGGAGGAGCCGCTCGTCGTGCGGCCCACTAGCGAGACGATCATCGGCTACTCCTATTCGCAGTGGATCAAAAGCTACCGCGACCTGCCGGTGCTGATCAACTGCTGGAACAGCGTGGTGCGCTGGGAGAAGCGCACGAAGCCCTTCTTGCGCACGATGGAGTTCTACTGGCAAGAAGGACACACCGCGCACGCCACCCACGACGAGGCGCTGGAAGAAGTGCTGCGCATGCTCAACGTGTATTACGACCACATGCGCGAGGACTGCGCGCTGCCCGGCTTCCGCGGTCGCAAGAGCATCAACGAGCGCTTCGCCGGCGCGGTCAACACCTTCTCCGTTGAGAGCATGATGGGCGACAAGCGCTCGCTGCAAAGCTGCACCAGCCACGACCTCGGTCAAAACTTCGCCCGAGCGTTCGAGATCAAGTATCTCGACCGCGACAACACCGAGAAGTATTGCTGGACGACCTCATGGGGCCTGAGCTGGCGCTTGCTCGGCGCGGTGATCATGGTGCACGGCGACGATCAGGGCCTGCGCCTGCCGCCCAAGATCGCGCCCATCCAGACCGTGATCGTGCCGATCTTCAAGAACGACGATGAGAAGTCGCAGGTCATGCAGGTTGCCGATCAGGTCGCCAAGTCGCTCAAGGCGGCCGGGCTGCGGGTGAAGCTGGATGACCGCGACGAGACGCCCGGCTTCAAGTTCAACGACTGGGAGATGCGCGGCGTGCCGGTGCGCGTGGAGATCGGCCCGAAGGACGTGGCGAACCACAGCGTGGCGCTGGCCCGGCGCGATGTGCCCGGCAAGGCCGGCAAGGCGTTCGTGCCGCAGGACGGCCTGGCCGAGCGTATTCGCGCCCTGCTGCCGGAGATCCACGCCTCGCTGCTTCAGCAGGCCGAGGCGTTCCAGAACCGCAACATCCGCGAGTGCTTCACCTGGGACGAGGTGAAGGAAGCCGTACAAGACGGCTGGGCGCTCGCGCCGCTGGAAGACAACCCGAAGAACGACGAGCGCATCCGCGAGGAGCTGACGGCCAAGAGCCTGAACTTCCCGCTCGACCAGCCGGAGGGCGAGTGGAACTGCGTGGTGAGCGGCAAGAAGGTGCGCGAGCGCGCGCTGATCGGGAAGTCATATTAA